The following nucleotide sequence is from Bacteroidota bacterium.
CGCTTACAAAGGGAATGCATATGGATTGGCTAACACCTTGAAACAAACCGCTATTTTTAAACCTAAAATGCATAATAAAACAATTAAAAATCTGGTATATGCCGGCCAATTAACTGTTCCGGGTCCGGGAATGCCGCCGGCAATAATTTCAGGTTATGTGGCAGCCGGTGAAATAAAAAAAATGTTCAAATCACAAAAAATGTAAATTCACCATGAACAAAACTTCGTATATACGGTTTTATTCGAACAACGAGATCTATGCTTGAACTGTTCCACCAATCGTCATTTGCCTGCAGTCGTAAGGTTACTGAATTGTACAGCACGTCCTTTACTTTGGGTATTAGGGCTTTAGATAAAAAATACCACGATGCCATTTACGGTATTTATGGTTTTGTGCGGTTTGCGGATGAGATTGTAGATACTTTTCATGAATGGAATAAGGAAGACCTTTTTATCAGGTTCAGGGAGGACACAAACAGAGCTTTGGATGAAAAGATTTCACTCAATCCAATACTGCATTCATTCCAAATTACAGTGCATACTTATAATATTGACAGAGGTTTAATAGATGCGTTTTTGAACAGCATGGAAATGGATCTGCACATCAGCAATTACAAACAAGAAAACTACACGGAATATATTTATGGAAGTGCTGAAGTGGTTGGATTAATGTGTTTAAAAGTATTTTGCGAAAAGGATGAACAGTTATTTCTTCAATTGAAAGATGCCGCAAGATACCTTGGAGCTGCATTTCAAAAGGTAAATTTTCTACGTGACCTTCAGGCTGATTTTAAAGAGCGCGGAAGAGTTTATTTTCCGGATATAGATTTCGATAATTTTTGTCATGCTCAAAAAGCAGAGATAGAAGAAGAGATACAAATAGATTTTGAAAAAGCGTATGAAGGGATAATTCGTTTACCGGAAGGCGCAAAATTCGGTGTTTACCTGGCCTATAAATATTACTTGAATTTGTTCGAAAAAATCCGTAAAACAGAAGCGCATAAAGTGATGCAAACCCGTATCAGGGTTTCCAATCCGAAAAAAATATCTATGTGGGCTTCCGTATATTTACGGTCTAATATTTTAGGTATTTACGCACCGTGAACGATAAGTATTTATATCTACTGGTAAACATTGGAACTGTTTTATTTCCGTTCCTTTTTAGTTTTGAAAAAAAAGTTGCTTATTACAAATGGTGGAAATATTTATTTCCCGCCTTAATTACAACTGCAGCCGTATTTTTAATTTGGGATCATTATTTTACAAAAATTGGAGTTTGGGGATTTAATGAGCAATATTTAACAGGAAACAAACTTTTTGGATTACCATTTGAGGAAATATTGTTCTTTTTTACTGTTCCTTACGCCAGCATTTTTATATACGCTTTTGTTAACAAATTTTGGCCTGCGACTCCAATATTAGATAAAATTGCAAAACCGATTTCTATAATAATTCTGTTAATTGCTGTTGTATTGTTGATACTACATTTTGATAAAGCTTACACAGCTCTTAATTGCGGGTACGCGATATTATTACTGGGAATGCAATTATTATTGATCAAAGGACCATACATGGGCAAATTTTATCGTTTTTACTTATGGCATCTTATCCCCTTTTTTATCGTTAATGGCATTTTAACAGGAACCGGAATTAATGGGGAAGTTGTTTGGTATAACAATGCCGAAAATTTAGGTATCCGTTTAGGAACAATTCCAGTAGAAGATTCATTATATAGTTTGAGTTTAATGCTGATGAATATCAGTATTTTTGAATGGTTGAAAGGGCGTAATGCATTAAAAGAAAATGTGGGCCCATCGAAAACGAAGATCAAATAGTAAATTAATTACCTTTTTGGTATCATAATTAGAATATAAAATTAAAATGAATATCCTTATCAATATCCTATCCTTCTTCCTCGCATTCGCCTTTATGGAATGTTTTGCATGGTTCATGCATAAATATATCATGCATGGAGTTGGATGGTTTCTGCATAAATCGCATCACGAACCGCGTCATGGCCGGTTCGAATTAAATGATCTTTATGCATTGATATTTGCCATCCCTGCAATAATTCTCATGTGGTTTGGCACACCTGACTATAATTATTTATTTTGGTTAGGTTCAGGAATTACAGCCTACGGTTTATGTTACTTTTTATTTCACGACGTTTTGGTTCATCGTCGTTTAAAACACAATGTAAAACCCGGCAATACCTATTTACAACGCATCATTCGCGCGCATAAAATCCATCACAAAAAAATGAGTAAACAAGATGGACAAGCATTTGGATTTTTATTTGCGGATAAGAGGTTTGATGTGAAAAGAACTGATGATTAAAATTCCAAAAAAATTATATAATCCATAATTCCACAAATTTTTATTTTAATTGAAATTTAAATTCAACAACAATATCTCTTTAATCACCAATGTTCCGATTGATTCACCATAGATTCGCCACAACATCACCAATTCAAATAGTAAAAAAGAAAAAATAGCTCAACCTCCTATTATATCATTGCAATCCTGGATGTTAAATCCCTTGCAACAAAACAATCCCGAAAAAAAATCCAAGAATTATAATATTTTCAAATATTAAATAAAACCTATGGAATTTATTCCCCTCAACTAAGAAGTAAATATTAAAGAAGAATAAAACTGGTTGTATAAAGAGATTTAGGTAAAATAAAATCATCAATATTTCAAAAGTAATAAGTTGAGTCTTAAATAATAATAATATTGGCAGTATAATTAAAAAAGTAAAGACTATGCCATTAATATAAAGGTTTGCATTCCTAACCCTCCCATTTAAGGTAATTAGTAAAGTCATTTTTCGATCTTGAATTTATTTTACGTTAATTTCAAAATATTCCTCCTAAAAAAATATCCGCTAACCGCTAAAACTACAATCGTTATCCCACCTAAAACCAAAATATTTTCCATAATTGATTCTATTCCTGTTTTCCTCCAGAAAATATCATAAAATCCCTGAATACTCCAGTAATTTACGGAAATAACTGCAGCATCCTGCATAAAGGAAGGCATTATATAAAGTGGTATCATACTTCCACCCACAGCACTCATAAATAAAATAATTATAGTACCCAGAGAATCAGCTTGTTTTTTTGTTGTAACTATTGCCGACAATAAAACACCAAACGAAGAACAAGCAATTGCAGTAAATAATATCATGATAATCAAAGCCGGAATATCCATAAATATATCCAAGGCAAACGCGAGCCATGAAAATATAAACATCACAGTTAACTGAAATACAGAAATAATAGTTGCCGTCAGCATTTTACTCATCATTATTTCAAACGGTTTTACCGGTGATTGCAGTAATTTTTTTAATACACCATTTTCTTTCTCTTCCAACATACTCTGACCAATGGAACTCACAC
It contains:
- a CDS encoding phytoene/squalene synthase family protein encodes the protein MLELFHQSSFACSRKVTELYSTSFTLGIRALDKKYHDAIYGIYGFVRFADEIVDTFHEWNKEDLFIRFREDTNRALDEKISLNPILHSFQITVHTYNIDRGLIDAFLNSMEMDLHISNYKQENYTEYIYGSAEVVGLMCLKVFCEKDEQLFLQLKDAARYLGAAFQKVNFLRDLQADFKERGRVYFPDIDFDNFCHAQKAEIEEEIQIDFEKAYEGIIRLPEGAKFGVYLAYKYYLNLFEKIRKTEAHKVMQTRIRVSNPKKISMWASVYLRSNILGIYAP
- a CDS encoding lycopene cyclase domain-containing protein — protein: MNDKYLYLLVNIGTVLFPFLFSFEKKVAYYKWWKYLFPALITTAAVFLIWDHYFTKIGVWGFNEQYLTGNKLFGLPFEEILFFFTVPYASIFIYAFVNKFWPATPILDKIAKPISIIILLIAVVLLILHFDKAYTALNCGYAILLLGMQLLLIKGPYMGKFYRFYLWHLIPFFIVNGILTGTGINGEVVWYNNAENLGIRLGTIPVEDSLYSLSLMLMNISIFEWLKGRNALKENVGPSKTKIK
- a CDS encoding sterol desaturase family protein, with product MNILINILSFFLAFAFMECFAWFMHKYIMHGVGWFLHKSHHEPRHGRFELNDLYALIFAIPAIILMWFGTPDYNYLFWLGSGITAYGLCYFLFHDVLVHRRLKHNVKPGNTYLQRIIRAHKIHHKKMSKQDGQAFGFLFADKRFDVKRTDD